Genomic window (Physeter macrocephalus isolate SW-GA unplaced genomic scaffold, ASM283717v5 random_1914, whole genome shotgun sequence):
tttagttttctcaggCTTTACAAGTGCTAAGTTACTTAATCGGGCCCGGGCTGACTGATCCAGAACTTGGGCTAAGATACTGTTTCTCATTTCTGCTTCCCTTTGCTTTGCTTCCTGTTGTACTACATCACCAGGGTCTCCGTGCTTCGCCTGCAGCTCGGCCAGCCTGTGCTTCCTCAGCGCCTCAAGCTCCTCCTCCACCATGGTGTGGCCATCTGGAGCGAGCAGCCGCGGCCACGCTCCAGTCCACAAAGAGAGACCTCTGGGAAGCTGTAGTACTTCGAAGAGCTTCAGTATGCTTCAGCCATGTATTCTCCGCAGTAAGCatacctctttccttccaaataGCCCCATGTGCATGGAGGGTGGCATATGTGTCCTGGGAATCTGTGTAAACATTTAAGATCCTCCCAGTCCTGAGCTCTAAGGCTCGTGTGAGAGTTATCAGCTCTGCCTTTTGGACAGACGTCCCTGGAGGGTAGGCTTCTTGCTTCTGTGACTTGGGTCTAGGAGGTTACAGTGTATCCTGCCAGACTTTTCCCCCTCTCATAAAAGTGCTCCTGTTNNNNNNNNNNNNNNNNNNNNNNNNNNNNNNNNNNNNNNNNNNNNNNNNNNNNNNNNNNNNNNNNNNNNNNNNNNNNNNNNNNNNNNNNNNNNNNNNNNNNNNNNNNNNNNNNNNNNNNNNNNNNNNNNNNNNNNNNNNNNNNNNNNNNNNNNNNNNNNNNNNNNNNNNNNNNNNNNNNNNNNNNNNNNNNNNNNNNNNNNNNNNNNNNNNNNNNNNNNNNNNNNNNNNNNNNNNNNNNNNNNNNNNNNNNNNNNNNNNNNNNNNNNNNNNNNNNNNNNNNNNNNNNNNNNNNNNNNNNNNNNNNNNNNNNNNNNNNNNNNNNNNNNNNNNNNNNNNNNNNNNNNNNNNNNNNNNNNNNNNNNNNNNNNNNNNNNNNNNNNNNNNNNNNNNNNNNNNNNNNNNNNNNNNNNNNNNNNNNNNNNNNNNNNNNNNNNNNNNNNNNNNNNNNNNNNNNNNNNNNNNNNNNNNNNNNNNNNNNNNNNNNNNNNNNNNNNNNNNNNNNNNNNNNNNNNNNNNNNNNNNNNNNNNNNNNNNNNNNNNNNNNNNNNNNNNNNNNNNNNNNNNNNNNNNNNNNNNNNNNNNNNNNNNNNNNNNNNNNNNNNNNNNNNNNNNNNNNNNNNNNNNNN
Coding sequences:
- the LOC102990220 gene encoding programmed cell death protein 5-like, with the protein product MVEEELEALRKHRLAELQAKHGDPGDVVQQEAKQREAEMRNSILAQVLDQSARARLSNLALVKPEKTKAVQNYLIHMAQYGQLSGKVSEQGLIEILEKVNQQTEKKTTVKFNRRKVMDSDEDDDY